TATGTCAAAGATATTAAGATGCTGGCATTGCTCCACATGGCGAGTTTATGTCAGATCATCAGTGGAGTCAGTGAGGACATGGCGGTAAGGAAGTCAGCAGGTTTAGGCAGAGAGAGCGAGTCCTCTGAGGGCTGGGTAAACTGCTGTCCGTTGCTTGTTCCAGTCAATCTTTGTGTCTCTGTTATTTCACTTGGGCAGAGCACTCACCAGGAGAGAGGGCCAGTCTTGAAACCTGCTGAAATCCACTTCCTCTTTAGCAAAAGAAGTTTCTGTTCTTGAAATGATTGCAAGTTGACAGATTCTCTCCCAATCTAATTTGGGgttattcaaattcaaatgcaaacgAAAGCAACTGGTATGTTTATACATTTTATACATGTTTCTCATGTTAATCATTTTCTTAACTGGTCAAAAGCAAGTTAACTGTGCTAAGAATGTGTGTTCTTCTCCATTGCCAAACATCCTTCCTCTTTCAGTCAACATCACAAAAGAAATGGGATGTTTCACCGGTCGGAGTGTGTATTGCTTTGGTTAAAGGCTTATTACAGGGGACCGGGTTTGATTCCACCCCGAACCActtcctgcatgtcttcccctctctccctgcctttcctgtcactctgtccctgtctctatcAAGGAAATGAAGccgaaatatatatatatatattatatatataaatatattggaTAAAATACATgacaatataaaatatatttttcacacgcagacacattGAGCATAGTCTGACAAAACCAGAAGGCTCATGTTCCATTCCTTACATGTTGCTTTAAAATGAAACTTTCATGAACTGGTTTGCCAGAAATACAACTGTGACTGGAAAGGCTCTTTAACACACTGTCTGAAATGACCTTCACCTAAACAGCTTGAAAAGGGAGTATGAGCGCCGCAGCAGAACTAGGCTAGCTGTGAGCTAACGACATCCTTGGCTAGTTCAAGCAGGAGAGGGTATCTCAGAGTTCTGTTCTTCCAGGACTCTGGGATTCCCTGAAGACCCACCTGCAAACACACGTCAACAAAAACAAGTTCATTGAGACGAAAGGAAAACCTGGAGTAGAAACAGACATATGTATTAATATACCTTGCATTGTTTATATAAGTAAATCATTCATGAATGATTAAAAGGTTAAAATATAAATGCAGTATATTACATTAATGtataatataaaaaaaacaacaatgcaTATTTATTTGATTATGTAGCCTATCTTATAACTTTTATCAGCAATTATTTGACCTTGGCCCCCAGGCAGGCTCCGATGAAGGAGGCCCTGCTGGCGGTGCAGCCTCCGCAGCGCATGGTGGTCCTGACCGCCTCGTCCAGCTGGCTCTGGGTCATGGCCATGTGGAGCGCCCCCTGGAACGCCCCGGGCACGGCTGGAACACCACGCCCCAGAACCAAGGAACACGGAGAACCAAGGAACACCGAGAACCCCAACGCCCAAGAACCAAGGAACACCATAGCCCAAGGACCAAGGAACACCATAGCCCAAGGACCAaggaacagacacagaaaaagaaaaggggaggggggaaaggagagaagctgTGAGGcacatttatatataaatatacagtatgtgtgtttaggcATTTCTGCTTTTTAATGATGGTAACAGGATGAGCTACATAGGAAAGGccggggacacagagagagaacgacaaGCAAGAACTAGCCCAGGGCGAGAATCAAGCTGTGACACACTTGGTTACAACTAAAAATGCCTCCATTTGAGAATGTCCACATAGAGTAAAGAGCCATCCTGCTCTGTTCTCTTTGAGGGAATCAGACAACAGACTTGTTTATCGATAACACCACACTTGACACACAGTCTGAGGGGGGGCAGCCCAGGTTATCTGCCCCTTCGCCCCACCAGTGGTCcaccaggaagagaaggagggagaaggcagTCACCTCAGACTATCGAGATGCGGCCGTTGGCACTCAAGCAccctccacaccacacccctTCAGCCCAAATGTTAATacatcctccttcactcccctgCTTCTGAAGCAGAGGGGGAAAACAAGAGGAGGGATTCATTAGTTGTACCatcaaaggagagagggagaaagggaggaaggggaagaaagagagcgagagacgaaagagaaatggagaaagatggagggaggtagagagaggagagagaaggccagaaagagagagacagagagagagagagagagagagagagagagagagagagagagagagagagaggagggaacgagagagaggaagagagagggcgggggtggaggggggcaacCTTTTGGAGAGATGCTAGCGGATATGCTGACAGGGAGCATGCGGCCGTGCCAAGTGGACAGACTGGACCCCGCTGGTAGCCCACTGCCACACAGACGACCAGACCCACCTCATGTGTTTGTGAATACTGCAGGAGTGAGCTCTTGAATAGTCCTGCTCAGGTTGTCCCTAACCTGGAGGATATGGCCTGCGAAGGGAGAAAGGATTACACTTACCACATGGTTCACATATATACAAAATTGTTTTAGTTTGCTTATAAACTAGTTTGTTTCACATTTTGTTCACGTCTGTGTGTGACCTATACGCTGCCGTTATCGTCGTTTTGGAAGCCAAGTCTCTGTGTTTTTCTACAGTGGTTGGCCTAAATCTTGGGGTATTTATGTTAGAGCGACCTACCAATCACAGCGCTGTCCAGATCCTGGGGGTTCCTTCTGTTTGGATCCCTGAGCTGGGCCAAAACAGCTTCCAGGGCGTTTGGACTGGGTCCATTCAGGATGAAGAACTCCAGAAACCTGCTCAAATAAAAGTTGCACTCGGATTCTGTTTTGTGTCTCGCTGACAAACGGTCTCTTTAGAAACCTGAAGACAAACCGAGAGAGCGGGACATCTCAAGACAAGACTCAATGTTCTACCTGGCGGCTGCCATCGTCACGGCAACACACAGATCGTAGTTCTGGGTGACGCGAACGGctgcctccaccttctccagcatcTCTGGCTTCCCAGCGTACATGGCAACCACGGGGGCCAGCTTGGTGACGCCATCCATCTGACAGTCCACGTCGCACCCTACAACCCAAACATGACGTTCTGACTCCTCCCCAACTTCTGTCACAGTCACGTCAGATTGTGTTGTCTTTTTAGGAGGTATTATCGCTGTTTTGTTCATGACTATGGAGGGCTCATCTGTTTTATGTCTCGTGTGGGGTCGTCGTGGTTACCGGTCTCATCCTTGCCCTCGTCCACGTTTCGGATGAAGGCTTTCAGGCTTCCGTTCCTCCAGGGCCCGTCAATGGGGAGGACGGCTTTAGGCCCTGCCAGATGTAAACAATACAACGACCAATCAACCGCTCAACCAATGAACCaaccaatcaaccaatcaaGCAACAAATCCATCaacaaatcaaatcaatcattcaatcaatcaatccTTCATCCATTCATAacttcacacatacatacatctaAATAATATCATTATTTTGATCTTATTTTACATTATTATATGAAaaatctgtatttctctctcccttgtcagGAGAAACCAGCATCTACATGGTATAAATGAACGCAGTCTTTAACAGGTTGTAAACAGCTGAATGAGCTGACTCTGCAGGGTGAGTGCCCCATTGTGCCTCGAATGCTTAACCAAGAGGAAGTTTGTCTGTAGTTATACAAGGGGATTTTCCCTGAACCACCTGGGCACATTTTATTAAGAAGGGCTCTGTTGACACCAGATCCACACCACCCCTCTGGTCGATGATCTTCAGCATGTTTGGCTGAAACAAATCACAGTGACGTCAAAGAGAGGGTGTCAGCCAGTGAGAACTGACCTCCTTTCTTTTTGTAGGGGTCGTTGAGAGGAAGGTCGTACACTGTTCCTTTGCCAAAGAACTTGTAGGTCCGCTTGGTCAAGTCTTCCACGTTCAAACCTGAGGGACAAGCAACACAATGCAACCACGATTCAGGCCTAAAGAATTGATCAAATCCCCTAGATATACTGGGACCAGGTCCTGACACTCTAAGAAATTGTGTGAAAGAAGGTTCTAGACACTCTCAGAGTGTAGCATGTTGTTGAATGACTTCATTTTGTTCgctttgtttttttctctgacCTTTTGACATTGGTTAGTCAAGAAGAGTgggtaaaaaagaaaatccattattattattctgtATACTATTATTGTTAAGAATATGTATGGTACCAGGTTCCAGACACTCTTAGAACGTGCATGGTACCAGGCTCCAGGTTCTACCTCCACATTCCTTCAGGGACTCCAGCAGAACGTAGGCCTGGTCTCCATAGCAGGTCTGCTCTCCCGTTGTCCTCCGGTAGAACGGGTTGGCGGACTGCGGACGGAACTCAGGGCTGGGCTCCAGATCTTCCAGAACCTCGAGGAGCCTGTCTGGGTTGTAGATCCAGTGCATGGGCTGGGCTGGACGGGTGGAGTTCACCcaggagacagggtgagagggaTGACATCAGCTTGGACTCGCTCCAGAGAACCGTTCCAAAGCTGGGCTGACGTTCtagagtgtgtggtgaggatCTCAGCGGCCAGGCCACAGCTGACGGTTGAGTCAGAATCATGGCTGCTCTAGTTGTTTATCGGAATTTCTGTGTGTGGGCGTCAAATAGTGGGTCATGTCTGTCAATACATTTGAGCTGTTATTGTTTTTCGTTCTGGAGGGGCACTGCTAAGCTCAGTACATCAATAGGATCAATAAGCCGGCCACACAAAAACGAAAGCATAGAACAGTATAGTATTTTTTACCCAATATACCGATGTACAGTTATTGCTTCTCCTTTAAAGGGACATTCTGCTGGAACATCTGGTCTACGATGCAAAAAAAACCGAAAGCAGTAGGCTAGCCATCAGAAAAATTGAATAACAGAGCTGTTTTGATCAAATATGAACTGGCTTGCTTTTGCTAAATCATTTTTATGGccatgaagggggagagagagggggagagagaaaaataaagagagagagagggaaagagagatagagagagagagaggtagaggaagagggtaaaagagaaagagtgggagagagagagggaaacagacagacagaaagtcagagagacggagagcgtgagaggaaagaaagggagggaaagagagagagagagagagagagagagagagagagagagagagagagagagagagagggaacgccCTTCTGCAGCTCTCTATCATCCGCAGCAGACGTGCAGATGTCCCAGACTGATAGTCGGCAGCCCCTCTCAGATCAACACCAGGAAGTCACGCTGATCGGCAGGGGGAATAACTGTGTCGGGTCAGGGCTAGCCGTCATCCTACCTGCCGCGTCCGCCACCGCCGCTCCTATGATGGCGCCCATGGCCCTGTCTGCCACCTCCGACGCCATCTGCCTTcgcgggttagggttagggctgttGATTGAAATGATTGGCCATGATATCGATGCTATTCTGCTCATTCACCATCCTGACAACACAGGGGCCCCAAACAGGTCTGGGTTTAATAACCACAAAGCTAAATCAAAACGAGCGAAGAATTTGGAATGTTTACTCACTGTAGTCGTTCTGCTTTTGTTCAGCTCTCACGAGCGCCTGTGCTGTCTTGACACGCCGACGGACTGAGTCTGTCCTGTGACTCTGGTGCTCCCAGACTGTGTGCTGAGATAGCTCTCAGCCCCTAGATAAGGCTCCAGAATGACCCTGCTGGTTTGGGTGCACGGTCACAGCTTCACCAGTAGGGGGCGATCAATCTGAATCCTGATAGACTAGTCAATATGAATTGTTGAATCCATGAAAACAAAAATGAAGGATGAATGCAACCATGCCTTCATCACGTTTCCTACATGAGCTTGTTTCCTCGTAAACGGTAGAAGGAAACAAAGCATTTGTATTCTTTAAGgtatgttttatgttttttatTCTATTCTTTAAGGTATGTTAATTAGAATCCGGGTGAAACAGCAATTTGTGTTTGCATGAGTGACCACACTGATTGTGCTCATTGGCATTCGCTGTGTGAGACCTTAGTCACTAGAAACCTTTGTAGATGAGCATTGCTGCAGGGTTTTGATCTAGGGATGGAGTTTGAAGTATTGTATAGGTTCCCCACAGTcctcacgacacacacacagacacacacccttcacacacgtacacaccccacacacacatggacacccaaacacacacacacactcactaaccccacaaacacacacacacacacacactctgtatgcGTTCCACTCCAGTGCCTCCACCGCAGGCAGTAGACAGCTGATCCCCCCCTGACTGCCCAGTCATGAAGTCCTGGACTGCCTAGCCTCGTCCTGGCcctcccctggccctcccctGGGTCTCCCCTGGGGCTCACACTACATTGATTTATCTACCAGGCCTCACGAAGCAGCGCTAGCAGCGACCATTAAGGTTATATCATCCAGGGAATCGATCAAAGGTACAAAAGTCTAGGTGTCTCTCTGGCCCCTTCAGAGAAACACGTCCTCTTGGACGCGGAACGGAGAGTGGCCAGTGAAACACGACGTTTGGGGAAGGAGAGGTGGTGATGAGATGCGGAAAAAAAGGGGCGGTTTCTCGGAGCTGAGGAAGCGCAGGGACGAGCACGACGGTGTACACACGTTGATCCGTGCGTGTGAGACGGGGGTGGGAGAGCGTCACAGAGGGAAACCAAACACTGGAAAACATGATGAGCGTGACTTCCTGCCTCCGGCACTCTCCGCGTACAGACAccgtcctgctcctcctgtgtCTGAGGTGCGCGGGGGACAGGCCCGCACCTGCTGTCACCAGGACGAGTGTCACCGGCGCGCAAGTTCATCTCAGCCAGACACAACGGCCGTCTCGATGACAGAGGGTTATGGAGGGGAATGCGGGCAGCGTGACAGGGCCGGAGTGCTCAGGAGTCCTGGCCTGCCTGAAGCTTTGAACATTTGGCTGGCCTGCGGGTGCATGCTGGGGTTGCCAGCTCCTGCCAGCCTCCCAGACTGtgtcaggaggagggaggtgactgGAGTTAGAAAACCCTCTGAagaatctctcttcctctttttctctcttggtccccccccccccccccgcgctctctctccctccatccctccctcactgcaTCTGTCAAGGCTCTGTCTTTTtttaaacctctctctctctctctctctctctccgtatttgtctcttgctctcactctctttcctcatctctctttctctcactctctggctctctgcttCCTTCCGGTGCTGGCTCTGCCTAGTCATGAATCCTCCACATTTATTCCATCTAAGAGGTTTTTCAAAGAAAGAAGAACAGTAGTGTTGGATCAAGACCAAAGAAGTTCAGCTATGTGAGCCTATTAAATCTGCCCAAATGTCCAGTGATTAAAAGCTAAGCGCCTTGAAAGGACTGTCATATTACTGGCCTTTTACACATTGTGGAAAATTCAAACCAAAAAGCAAATAGAACAGTGTTTAGAATAGAAGTAAATATGTCAAGCTGAGAATCATGggattttaaatattttttcctGCATTAACCTTTATACTAATATAAACCTAATAAATTCAGAACACTCAGATTACTTACATAAATGGATCAAAATGTAGAAATGTGATCCATTTATGGAAGTAATCTCATTTCTTTCTTTATGTAACATTTACACAAATACATTGTAAACATTATTATTTacaatgtatttatgtattcggtcagatggatgagcggttaggtaattgctattaatcagaaggttgccgggtcgattcctggccgtgcaaaatgaagatgtgtccttgggcaaggcacttcaccctacttgcctcggggagaatgtcagtgtacttactgtaagtcgctctgggtaagagcgtctactaaatgtaaatgtgttcaaTTAATAGATGTATTATCTATTTACGAAATCAGATGATTTAAATAGTTTGATGTAAATGTGTTTCCACAAATAGTTTGCGCAAACTCCTTATTGGTGTTTACAATTTAGTTTCCTCTAAACCTCGACTGTAAACAAGAGAAGTTGGTACCAAGTGGAGAAAGGTGTGAAGCTAACTTTCAGCACATTCTTCTCTCCTGAGTCACATCTTCAGTGATCGAGCTTTACATTCAGAATCCAGAAGCTAACCTTAGCTGGTAACCTGCTATACTGTACCAATCCTGTacgaaggagggaaggaaggaatgtGGGAAGGATGCCAGTTATGGGATTGAAAGAGCCATGCTTCTCCGTGTGTCGCAGGAACAGTGTCAGGATATCCATGGCATTGTGCTCTTATTTAAAGAACgcaccacccacccctcccctccctcccccgttaGTGCTTACCCACCTTACGCAGGGATCAGCGAGGGAGCTGAACGGCCAGACA
Above is a genomic segment from Osmerus mordax isolate fOsmMor3 chromosome 15, fOsmMor3.pri, whole genome shotgun sequence containing:
- the LOC136957454 gene encoding crystallin J1B-like isoform X2 yields the protein MASEVADRAMGAIIGAAVADAAAQPMHWIYNPDRLLEVLEDLEPSPEFRPQSANPFYRRTTGEQTCYGDQAYVLLESLKECGGLNVEDLTKRTYKFFGKGTVYDLPLNDPYKKKGGPKAVLPIDGPWRNGSLKAFIRNVDEGKDETGCDVDCQMDGVTKLAPVVAMYAGKPEMLEKVEAAVRVTQNYDLCVAVTMAAARFLEFFILNGPSPNALEAVLAQLRDPNRRNPQDLDSAVIGHILQVRDNLSRTIQELTPAVFTNTUAVPGAFQGALHMAMTQSQLDEAVRTTMRCGGCTASRASFIGACLGAKVGLQGIPESWKNRTLRYPLLLELAKDVVSSQLA
- the LOC136957454 gene encoding crystallin J1B-like isoform X1, with translation MSRIASISWPIISINSPNPNPRRQMASEVADRAMGAIIGAAVADAAAQPMHWIYNPDRLLEVLEDLEPSPEFRPQSANPFYRRTTGEQTCYGDQAYVLLESLKECGGLNVEDLTKRTYKFFGKGTVYDLPLNDPYKKKGGPKAVLPIDGPWRNGSLKAFIRNVDEGKDETGCDVDCQMDGVTKLAPVVAMYAGKPEMLEKVEAAVRVTQNYDLCVAVTMAAARFLEFFILNGPSPNALEAVLAQLRDPNRRNPQDLDSAVIGHILQVRDNLSRTIQELTPAVFTNTUAVPGAFQGALHMAMTQSQLDEAVRTTMRCGGCTASRASFIGACLGAKVGLQGIPESWKNRTLRYPLLLELAKDVVSSQLA